Within Citrus sinensis cultivar Valencia sweet orange chromosome 1, DVS_A1.0, whole genome shotgun sequence, the genomic segment AGCTCTCTCTGTACCTACCTGAATCATCCCTAAACTTCGCTGGATCTTCATGAAGAAAATTACATCTATCACCATAAGGGCATTCTTCTCCATTATAAAACTTCTTGCACAGCTTCATCTTGTGAATGATCTTCTGATCATCATCCCAATTACCACCAGATGATCGATCCTCCTCAGCACGGCCACCTCCTACAAGTTCTTGCCAGTTGGGAGGAGGCTGCCTCAAGTCCTCCATACCATGTGCAAAGTTACAATTCTCACCATTTCTACATGCACCATGCTTGAATTTTGCACATAAACGGGTCTTGAAGAAAATGTTGGTAATTCCTTTATTGATCGGGAGGTTCATTGACGGGTTCATCCTAGGATTCATTGGTGGGTATGTTGCAGAGTTTGATTCGTTATCCTCATAATTTCTAGGTCTCTTAAACGGAGGTTGTTGATCATATTGTGAAAGTCTGTCATATTGTTGTTCATCGCTCATTGAAAATTGAGGCCAGACACCAATGGCATCACTGCCTGCAGAATAAGACTGTAGCTCTTGCGCCAAGAAAGGAGAGCTAGAATTGGGGAAACTCATTCTCGTCAATTTAGGGGCTTGCAATTGAGATAAATGCTTCTGTAACTATACCTAGTAATCAAATGAATCAAGATATGCACTTTGGCTTCAAACTGAAAGAATCAACAAATATTGTGAAACCCAGATGATGATCAAAGAATATCAAAGTAAAATCAAGCAACTCTAATGAACGtatctgaaaattttcaatcttttggaaaaaaaatcaataagcccagataaaaaattgattgatacTGACCAAAATTCAGAGAAAAATCAAGACTTTATATACGGacaaccgaaaaaaaaaatgccaaacAAAATGAAAGGATGATCCAAACCTAAACGAGCATTCGTTCTATAATGAATCTGAAGgaagaatagaaaaaaaatcaaacctcAAACTCTAactttgaatgaaaaaaaaaataaaaattgatcaaaAGTAGAGAACTTTAAGGCTTATATCTCATAAAAAGGAAACTTGAGACCTGTATTTTGGAAAGAATATATAGAGTGAGAGTAAAAAAATACCCTAGCCGCCCACAACAAGCcctaaattgaaaaaggagaaaattttgTGAAACCTAAAGTCCCAAACCAAAGAGGACTAGGATCCGAAACGGCTAAACCCCTCGCACATCACAAAACCCTATTGTTGTTTTACTCAATGGcggtttgtttttgtttcccCCAGTTACGGTTCCCAATCTAAAATAAACAGTAATTAATTCACCGGGTCGGGCC encodes:
- the LOC102619881 gene encoding zinc finger CCCH domain-containing protein 39, with amino-acid sequence MSFPNSSSPFLAQELQSYSAGSDAIGVWPQFSMSDEQQYDRLSQYDQQPPFKRPRNYEDNESNSATYPPMNPRMNPSMNLPINKGITNIFFKTRLCAKFKHGACRNGENCNFAHGMEDLRQPPPNWQELVGGGRAEEDRSSGGNWDDDQKIIHKMKLCKKFYNGEECPYGDRCNFLHEDPAKFRDDSGRYRESSAISIGTTGPPVVTGSCSNQAEGNRPVGSNCVKPVYWKTKLCIKWTQGQCPFGEKCHFAHGQSELQVIGGRTEGEAGNPSFISVKPQLVPANDSSPTAVLPTLNKEGQGKQCLFKWKGPKKINRIYADWLDDMPLAHNLPSQVES